A single genomic interval of Melanotaenia boesemani isolate fMelBoe1 chromosome 4, fMelBoe1.pri, whole genome shotgun sequence harbors:
- the LOC121638858 gene encoding lipopolysaccharide-induced tumor necrosis factor-alpha factor homolog yields the protein MSNTQVPVATIGPLGDNPVQIACPKCHQTVLSKVEYSSGLLTYLFCGGLFLCGFVLGCCLIPFCVNRLKDAKHSCPTCKTVLGVYKRL from the exons ATGTCAAATACACAAGTGCCTGTTG CGACAATCGGCCCGTTAGGAGACAACCCGGTTCAGATTGCCTGTCCTAAGTGCCATCAGACAGTCCTGTCAAAGGTGGAATACTCGTCTGGTCTGCTCACCTACCTCTTCTGTGGAGGACTCTTCCTCTGTGG CTTTGTTTTAGGTTGCTGCCTCATCCCGTTCTGTGTGAACCGCCTGAAAGATGCCAAGCACAGCTGTCCTACCTGCAAGACTGTACTCGGAGTTTATAAACGCTTATAA
- the txndc11 gene encoding thioredoxin domain-containing protein 11 has translation MLRRVRQSLRQVLFLMARRPDLLCGAIVLSVLLVLAVKFTCSRAKNVVAAARPPVRFFSADAPVVDLYLGQLDQVERLRSMAEVSLIFFYAPWCAHSMAARQEVQLVAKKLAKQVQFVAVNCWWSQGRCRKQNRLYQYPIIHLFYRRFGPIEYKGPFVAPYVESFILRVITPLTYLPSRAHLKQFLSCHEPRVVGFFQFNSSPQPPGYNTYLSSALQALRRDFRGVVRFGIVTNKHVAEAVSLSEDKTVYLHRRFNSSLIFPSKERNFTSNAICSWVFEHHETVLQWLQPPGTKSHLLEQELTKGPALLLFLPHDPLGSEPSPILQQVADIALRYHSCTHSSLDRRVMSDSLCCQSVLLPESSTSVCEVCLNLSRPSPPTSGFRCSFTSMTHGGDPFQTYLRNCCLHQIPSSLSIRTATSVGCNNFLNTYSPFSQFSACCKKVEPQLNESQTKEEPDVQRLQLTPPPSITPPSSATHQGGDGITGLRCLTNRTLRFYVLDVALNWPLAVRLGASGNKSASLHQEASKQGHGSGDGSFAAIVNLKDEVHYVLRRSPAATLTESLEAFIRNFSAPYSILERHLVGEEDAKEGKEDTKHPDEHQRAPQRLLITELTTSSFLPSVMDVHKDVLLIYYTHWCGFCSVLNHIIIQLARLLQGNAAITVARVNVARNDLPWEFMVDHVPSILLFPRYRKHLSVKYPDDLPITLPGLLQFILQHSGSVHYAKKPSAAAQGAVPGAVLHAEFLALQLEVQTLHQARERLSQQLAQLWRDNRQLKFDIQKVEKSLEEQLREKSRQLEEAVRRLQELADTSETLLNENTLLRVLLRALKDRTEAREQAEVERKESEQKRNHLAS, from the exons ATGCTGCGCCGGGTGCGGCAGTCTCTCCGGCAGGTGCTGTTTCTGATGGCCCGGAGACCAGATCTACTCTGCGGGGCTATCGTGCTCAGCGTCCTGCTCGTACTGGCGGTTAAATTCACGTGCAG CCGTGCTAAAAATGTGGTGGCAGCAGCTCGGCCTCCTGTGCGGTTCTTCTCTGCTGATGCCCCAGTTGTGGACCTCTACTTGGGTCAGCTAGACCAG GTGGAGCGTCTCAGAAGTATGGCTGAGGTGTctctaattttcttttatgctcCGTGGTGTGCTCACTCAATGGCTGCCCGACAGGAAGTGCAGCTGGTAGCCAAGAAGCTGGCTAAACAG gtgcAGTTTGTGGCTGTGAACTGCTGGTGGAGTCAGGGGAGATGCAGGAAGCAAAACCGCCTTTATCAGTACCCCATCATCCATCTGTTTTATAGAAG GTTCGGGCCAATTGAATACAAAGGTCCATTTGTGGCTCCATATGTTGAAAGTTTTATCCTCAGAGTCATCACACCACTGACTTACCTCCCATCAAGAGCACACCTGAAACAGTTCCTCTCCTGTCATGAG CCTCGTGTAGTTGGTTTCTTCCAGTTTAACTCCTCTCCACAGCCACCAGGGTACAACACATACCTCTCCTCTGCTTTGCAAGCCCTTAGAAGGG ATTTCCGCGGGGTTGTCCGTTTTGGAATCGTGACTAACAAGCATGTGGCAGAGGCTGTCTCGCTTAGTGAGGATAAAACTGTTTACCTGCACAGAAGATTTAACTCCTCTTTG ATTTTCCCTAGCAAAGAGCGTAACTTCACATCAAATGCCATCTGTAGCTGGGTGTTTGAGCACCATGAGACCGTCCTCCAGTGGCTGCAGCCCCCAGGAACAAAGTCCCATCTGCTGGAACAGGAGCTGACTAAAGGCCCTGCATTACTGCTGTTTCTACCACATGATCCACTGGGGTCTGAGCCCAGTCCCATATTACAGCAG gTTGCAGACATTGCTCTGCGCTATCATTCCTGCACCCACTCCAGCTTGGACAGAAGGGTCATGTCTGACTCATTGTGCTGCCAGTCGGTTCTTCTTCCAGAGTCCAGCACAAGTGTGTGTGAAGTGTGCCTGAACTTGTCACGTCCCAGCCCCCCCACCTCTGGTTTTCGCTGCTCATTTACCTCCATGACACATGGAGGAGACCCTTTTCAAACTTATCTCAGAAACTGCTGCCTCCACCAAATACCTTCTTCCCTGTCCATAAGAACTGCAACTTCAGTGGGCTGTAACAATTTTCTGAACACTTACAGTCCATTCAGTCAGTTCAGTGCCTGCTGCAAAAAAGTAGAACCTCAACTTAATGAATCACAGACCAAAGAGGAGCCAGATGTGCAAAGACTTCAGCTTACACCTCCTCCTTCCATAACCCCTCCATCCTCTGCCACTCATCAGGGAGGTGATGGCATTACAGGGCTAAGGTGTCTGACCAACAGGACACTCAGGTTTTATGTGCTGGATGTTGCTCTTaactggcctctggcggtgagGCTTGGAGCATCAGGAAACAAAAGTGCTTCCCTGCACCAAGAGGCTTCTAAACAAGGTCATGGGAGCGGTGACGGGTCTTTTGCAGCTATTGTGAACCTTAAGGATGAGGTTCATTATGTTCTTCGTCGCAGTCCAGCAGCCACGCTGACAGAGTCTCTGG AGGCCTTCATCAGGAACTTCAGTGCTCCGTACAGCATTTTGGAGAGACATTTGGTTGGAGAAGAAGACGCGAAGGAAGGCAAAGAAGACACCAAGCATCCAGATGAGCACCAGCGTGCTCCTCAACGCCTCCTCATCACAGAGTTGACCACTTCCTCCTTCCTGCCCTCTGTCATGGACGTTCACAAG gatgtGCTGCTGATCTATTACACTCATTGGTGCGGATTCTGCTCTGTTCTCAACCACATCATCATCCAGCTTGCCAGATTATTACAGGGGAACGCCGCCATAACTGTGGCCAG AGTCAATGTTGCACGTAATGACCTTCCCTGGGAGTTTATGGTGGATCATGTTCCTTCAATCCTTCTGTTTCCCAGATACAG aAAACATCTCAGTGTGAAGTATCCTGATGACCTTCCCATCACATTGCCCGGCCTCCTCCAGTTCATCCTGCAGCACTCTGGCTCTGTACATTATGCAAAAAAACCATCTGCTGCAGCACAGGGAGCAGTGCCTGGTGCCGTCCTCCACGCAGAATTTCTTGCACTCCAGCTTGAAGTTCAGACACTTCACCAAGCTCGCGAACGTCTCTCCCAACAGCTGGCGCAGCTCTGGCGTGACAACCGACAGCTGAAATTTGACATtcagaaagtagaaaaaagtttGGAGGAGCAGCTCCGGGAGAAAAGCCGTCAGCTGGAGGAGGCGGTGAGGCGGCTGCAGGAGCTGGCAGACACGTCCGAAACCCTGCTGAATGAGAACACGCTGCTCAGGGTCCTGCTGAGGGCGCTGAAGGACAGGACAGAGGCCAGAGAGCAGGCTGAGGTGGAGAGAAAAGAATCGGAGCAGAAAAGAAACCATCTGGCTTCCTGA
- the LOC121637950 gene encoding bifunctional apoptosis regulator-like has protein sequence MLHQMERELADDDPGVLTCDTSCISDSSQSQPTASSISEYEFSCHCCYDILVNPTTLTCGHNFCRHCLALWWESSHKNECPECREKWEGFPKINILLRDATDKLFREVVQRRRAEIQANPKISRSLLAFQRYGDNLGRSRTNQHKGAGFFFSGVLTALTCVAVMVLVYHWGSGVVEQHDLLISKPVSHWTPEEVLSWLEHLGPWTEVYRGPFKQENVNGRLLLILGDEELLKPPYSIENQAHRRAVLAELDRIKALGVKPPQSLWEYKAANAGKSLFLLYALKRSPRLTIFYLYLFDYSETFLPFLHTCCPSITHVNKSESRYLNTQLQPSWQQWAEFLVKYCVLPYQLIAEFAWDWLSVHYWTSRFIIVNAMLLSVLEGCALWRLWTTARIRTLPQKMWNHLWKMLSQGFAFALLWPFVPQFVCNCLFYWALYFSPIINIDLVVQQLMHPETQAL, from the exons ATGCTGCACCAGATGGAGAGGGAATTGGCAGATGATGATCCAGGAGTATTAACATGTGATACATCTTGCATATCTGACTCTTCTCAGTCTCAGCCCACAGCAAGCAGCATATCAGAATATGAATTCTCCTGCCACTGTTGCTACGACATTTTGGTCAACCCCACGACTCTGACCTGTGGCCATAATTTCTGCCGCCACTGTCTGGCTCTGTGGTGGGAGTCATCACACAAGAACGAATGCCCAGAGTGCCGGGAGAAGTGGGAAGGCTTTCCTAAAATCAACATACTGCTGAG ggatgCAACTGACAAGCTTTTCCGTGAGGTTGTACAGCGAAGGAGAGCAGAAATCCAGGCAAATCCCAAAATATCCCGGAGCTTGCTGGCTTTCCAGAG GTATGGAGACAACTTGGGTAGATCTCGGACAAACCAGCATAAAGGAGCAGGCTTCTTCTTCTCGGGGGTCCTGACCGCACTTACATGTGTGGCT GTGATGGTGCTGGTGTATCATTGGGGCAGCGGCGTGGTGGAACAACATGACCTGTTGATCAGTAAACCTGTGTCTCACTGGACTCCGGAGGAGGTCTTGTCCTGGCTGGAACACCTGGGTCCATGGACTGAGGTTTACAGAGGACCCTTCAAACAGGAGAACGTTAATGGAAG GTTGCTGCTGATCCTGGGGGATGAGGAGCTGTTAAAACCACCTTACAGCATAGAGAATCAGGCCCACAGGCGAGCTGTGTTGGCTGAACTGGACAGAATTAAAGCTCTGGGGGTCAAACCTCCGCAGAGTCTCTGGGAATACAAA GCGGCTAATGCAGGAAAGTCTCTGTTCTTGCTGTATGCACTGAAGCGCTCCCCTCGCCTCACaatcttttatttgtatttatttgactATTCTGAGACCTTCCTTCCCTTCCTGCACACCTGCTGTCCAAGCATCACACATGTAAACAAGTCGGAGAGCAGATACCTGAACACCCAG ttgcAGCCAAGTTGGCAACAGTGGGCGGAGTTCCTTGTGAAATACTGTGTGCTTCCATACCAGCTGATAGCAGAATTTGCTTGGGACTGGTTGTCTGTCCACTACTGGACATCCCGCTTCATTATAGTCAATGCCATGCTGCTCTCTGTGCTGGAGGGTTGTGCTCTATGGAGGCTCTGGACAACAGCCAGGATCAG GACTCTGCCACAAAAGATGTGGAATCACTTGTGGAAGATGCTCTCTCAGGGATTTGCCTTCGCCCTCCTGTGGCCTTTTGTCCCACAGTTTGTGTGCAACTGCCTCTTCTACTGGGCTCTTTACTTCAGTCCTATCATTAATATAGACCTGGTGGTTCAACAGTTGATGCATCCTGAAACACAGGCGCTGTGA